Proteins encoded within one genomic window of Flavobacterium gilvum:
- a CDS encoding glycine--tRNA ligase, with protein MAKQEDLFKNVVSHAKEYGFIFPSSEVYDGLSAVYDYAQNGVELKKNIREYWWKSMVQMNENIVGLDAAILMHPTTWKASGHVDAFNDPLIDNKDSKKRYRADVLIEDYAEKLNQKAQKEIEKARTRFGDAFNEQEFVTTNARVMEYKAKERQILERMGRSLGNNDLEDVKALIEELEIACPESGSRNWTDVKQFNLMFGTKLGASAENAMDLYLRPETAQGIFVNFLNVQKSGRMKVPFGIAQTGKAFRNEIVARQFIFRMREFEQMEMQFFVRPGEEMQWYEHWKTTRLNWHLSLGLGKENYRFHDHEKLAHYANAAADIEFNFPFGFKELEGIHSRTDFDLKAHEQYSGRKLQYFDPELNENYVPYVVETSVGLDRMFLAVFATSLKEETLEDGSTRTVLKLPAVLAPTKAAVLPLVKKDGLPEISRKIIEDLKWDFNVAYDEKDAVGRRYRRQDALGTPFCITVDHQTIEDQTVTIRHRDTMKQDRVKIADLKSIIENEVSMKNWLMKM; from the coding sequence ATGGCAAAACAAGAAGATTTATTTAAGAATGTCGTTTCGCATGCAAAAGAATACGGATTTATTTTTCCGTCCAGCGAAGTGTACGATGGTTTAAGTGCGGTATATGATTACGCACAAAACGGAGTAGAATTAAAAAAGAACATACGCGAATATTGGTGGAAATCGATGGTTCAAATGAACGAAAACATCGTAGGTCTTGACGCGGCTATATTGATGCACCCAACTACTTGGAAAGCATCAGGTCACGTAGATGCCTTCAACGATCCATTGATTGACAATAAAGATTCAAAAAAACGCTACAGAGCAGACGTTTTGATTGAAGATTATGCTGAAAAGCTAAATCAAAAAGCGCAAAAAGAAATCGAGAAAGCGCGTACCCGTTTTGGTGATGCTTTTAACGAACAGGAATTTGTGACCACCAATGCAAGAGTGATGGAATACAAAGCCAAAGAAAGACAAATTCTGGAAAGAATGGGACGTTCTTTGGGTAACAATGACTTAGAAGATGTAAAAGCATTAATCGAAGAATTGGAAATTGCTTGTCCGGAATCTGGTTCAAGAAACTGGACAGACGTAAAACAATTCAACTTGATGTTTGGTACCAAATTGGGTGCTTCAGCAGAAAATGCAATGGATTTGTATTTGCGTCCAGAAACGGCTCAAGGTATTTTTGTGAACTTCCTGAATGTACAAAAATCGGGAAGAATGAAAGTTCCTTTTGGAATTGCGCAAACTGGAAAAGCGTTCAGAAATGAAATCGTTGCGAGACAATTTATCTTCCGTATGCGTGAATTCGAACAAATGGAAATGCAGTTTTTTGTACGCCCAGGCGAAGAAATGCAATGGTACGAACACTGGAAAACCACCCGTTTGAACTGGCATTTATCTCTTGGTTTAGGAAAAGAAAATTATCGTTTTCACGATCATGAAAAATTGGCTCATTATGCTAATGCTGCCGCCGATATCGAATTCAACTTCCCTTTTGGTTTCAAAGAATTGGAAGGAATCCACTCCAGAACAGACTTTGACTTAAAAGCACACGAACAATATTCTGGTAGAAAACTACAATATTTTGATCCTGAACTAAATGAAAATTATGTTCCGTATGTGGTAGAAACCTCAGTAGGATTGGACAGAATGTTCTTGGCAGTTTTTGCTACTTCATTAAAAGAAGAAACTTTGGAAGATGGCTCAACAAGAACAGTATTGAAATTACCAGCTGTTTTGGCGCCTACAAAAGCTGCCGTTTTACCTTTGGTTAAAAAAGACGGTTTACCAGAAATTTCAAGAAAAATCATCGAAGATTTAAAATGGGATTTCAATGTGGCTTATGACGAAAAAGATGCTGTAGGAAGACGTTACCGAAGACAAGATGCTTTGGGAACTCCATTCTGTATCACGGTTGACCACCAAACTATCGAAGATCAAACGGTAACCATCCGTCATAGAGATACGATGAAACAAGATCGAGTAAAAATCGCCGACTTGAAATCAATTATCGAAAACGAAGTTTCTATGAAAAACTGGTTGATGAAAATGTAA
- a CDS encoding LytR/AlgR family response regulator transcription factor codes for MNYSYIIIDDDPESVLKTKAIADSFSELHFIGTAHNYADALDLILEHTPKLIFLEIDPADKKSDLSLNLINALYRYLDHIPKIIITTSKKDFAFEAIQYEVTDYLIKPLKNIDFIKLTLKLKKNRCDEEIVLIQSSNTEESTPLTKTVETTNKKKNLVLCIKSYGDHRYIDSKDICFFQADNNSTDIHLSNGEVITAFKTLKHFEAVLTNPFIRIHNSYIINRNHISRIHTGNSLCYIKNTSIKLPFSKSYKKNIDFIISDFSNDNYLEI; via the coding sequence ATGAATTATTCGTACATAATAATTGACGATGATCCAGAAAGTGTTTTGAAAACAAAAGCTATCGCTGACAGTTTTTCAGAGCTTCACTTTATAGGAACAGCCCATAATTATGCCGATGCACTTGACCTGATTTTAGAACATACACCTAAATTAATTTTTCTGGAAATAGATCCGGCCGACAAAAAAAGCGACCTTTCCTTAAACCTGATTAATGCATTATATAGGTATTTAGACCATATTCCGAAAATCATAATAACAACTTCCAAAAAAGATTTTGCTTTTGAAGCCATTCAGTACGAAGTGACTGATTATTTGATAAAACCATTAAAGAACATCGATTTCATAAAGCTGACATTAAAACTAAAAAAGAATCGTTGCGATGAAGAAATTGTTTTAATTCAATCCTCAAATACAGAAGAAAGCACTCCATTAACCAAAACTGTAGAAACCACAAACAAGAAAAAGAATCTGGTTTTGTGTATTAAATCGTATGGAGATCACCGTTATATTGATTCAAAAGACATCTGTTTTTTCCAGGCCGACAACAATTCTACCGATATTCATTTAAGCAACGGAGAAGTAATTACCGCTTTCAAAACCTTAAAACATTTTGAAGCCGTTCTTACAAATCCTTTTATTAGAATCCACAACAGCTACATCATCAATCGCAACCATATCTCTAGGATTCACACGGGTAATTCGCTGTGTTACATTAAGAATACCAGCATAAAACTCCCATTTTCAAAGTCTTACAAAAAAAATATAGATTTCATTATTAGCGATTTTTCCAATGATAATTACCTAGAAATCTAA